The Rhodobacter sp. 24-YEA-8 DNA segment GTGCGGGATGTGCGGCGCTCGGCGAATCCGGATCTGCGGATTGAGGGTGTTGTTCTGACGATGTATGATGGGCGCAACAATCTGGCGCAGCAGGTCGAGACGGATGCGCGCGAGAACCTTGGCGATATGGTGTTTCGCACGATCATCCCGCGCAATGTGCGGCTTTCCGAAGCACCCTCTTACGCCAAGCCCGTGACGGAATATGATCCGACCTCGCGCGGGGCCGAGGCCTATCGGTCTCTGGCCGGGGAAATTGCCGCTAAACTGCGGTCCTGACAACAAGAAGAAGAGGCAGAGCATGGAACGCAAAGGGCTTGGTCGTGGTCTTTCGGCATTGATGTCGGATGTAAATTTACGCCCCGAGAGTGAGGGGCCGCGGCGGGCGGACACCAGGCTGCCGGTCGAAAAGCTGCAACCGAACCCGGAACAGCCGCGCAAGGATTTCGACCAGGCGGCACTGGAGGCTCTGGCGGATTCGCTGCGGCAGAAGGGGGTCATTCAGCCGCTGGTCGTGCGGACCAAAGGCGATCATTACGAGATCGTTGCCGGCGAGCGGCGCTGGCGTGCGGCGCAGATCGCGCAGCTGCACGAGGTTCCGGTCGTCATTCGCGAGCTTGACGATACCGAAGTGCTGGAAATCGCGATTATCGAGAACATCCAGCGCGAGGATCTCAATGCGATTGAAGAGGCTCTGGGTCTGCGCCAGCTGATTGATCGCTTTGGCCATACCCAGGAAAAGGTTGCCGAAGCGCTGTCGAAAAGCCGCAGCCATGTGACCAATTTGCTTCGGCTGCTGAACCTGCCCGGAGATGTGCAAAAGATGGTGCGCGAGGGCGCATTGTCGGCCGGTCATGCGCGGGCACTGATCACCGCGCCGGATCCCTTGCGGCTTGCTCAGACCGTGATTGCGCGCGGACTCTCGGTGCGAGAGACCGAGAAACTCGCCCGTGAGGCGCTGGAACCGACGAAATCAACCCCGTCGGAGCAGGTCAGCGCGCGTGAGAGCACGAAAGATGCCGATACGCGGGCGCTTGAGGGGGATTTGTCGGCTCAGCTTGGGATGACCGTACGGATCGATCATAAAGGGCAGGGCGGCAATCTGGTGATTTCCTATCGCGATCTGGAAGAGCTGGATCTTCTTTGCCAGCTGCTGTCTTCCGGCCCCTCGGGTCTGGCCCGCGACTGATCAGGCTTCTGACAGCTCCAGGATCAGCCGGTTGAGCAACAACCGGCCGGTCGCGGTGGCTGTCAGGCGATCATCCTGCAGGGTGATAAAGCCATCCTGCTGCAGGGTTTCCAGAACTTCCGCCCGCGGCTGGCGCCCCAGCATCCTGATATAGCGCGGAAATGACATGCCCTCGCTCAGCCGCAACGACATCATCAGATATTCCAGCGCCTGATCC contains these protein-coding regions:
- a CDS encoding ParB/RepB/Spo0J family partition protein; translated protein: MERKGLGRGLSALMSDVNLRPESEGPRRADTRLPVEKLQPNPEQPRKDFDQAALEALADSLRQKGVIQPLVVRTKGDHYEIVAGERRWRAAQIAQLHEVPVVIRELDDTEVLEIAIIENIQREDLNAIEEALGLRQLIDRFGHTQEKVAEALSKSRSHVTNLLRLLNLPGDVQKMVREGALSAGHARALITAPDPLRLAQTVIARGLSVRETEKLAREALEPTKSTPSEQVSARESTKDADTRALEGDLSAQLGMTVRIDHKGQGGNLVISYRDLEELDLLCQLLSSGPSGLARD